gccagtattttgtatttgatTTACTGGCAGACCTTAGAGATTTGCCATGGCCACAAAGGTTGCCCTCTTGGAATTCTTGCGGGAGATTCTGTTCATGAGAGAATTCCAAGTTAATTTGCGGCAAGTGCTGAGCTCTCAGTCAGAGTGGCAACAAAGTTTCGGCCCCAAAGTACTAGCCCTGCCTAGTTTCCCCAACAAACAAAGTTTCATCGGGTCGAAATAGGTATAATTTTAACCCAATCGCAGATAGAGCTGTTTGTAGTTCCTAATCAGTGAAAACGTATAATTTGTGCCAGACTCGTTCTGTACGCCAACTAACTCAATTATAACTCAATTGGCGGCTAATTCAATGCACTGCCACCAGCGGCAGGACGATAATAAAGCTTTGTTTGTCTGCTCGTCAATGGAAACCGAATGGTAACCAAAATATTTCATGTCACTTAAATTAGTTAATTTTGCGCATAAATGCATAGATAAATGCACGAGTGCGGTTAACTGCATTTGCCAGGATTAACTCACCTTCTGTCTCTCAGCACTCAATTCTATACTCATAATTATTATTCcgtttttcaatatttaatttgttgtttCGTCCCGGGCCACCTTACCCCCAGTCAATTATGGCCCCTCACTCGGCCGTTCAACGCGGCCGCACTTTTCGACTCATTTAGTATGCGGCAATATTTCTAATTAAAGGTtgcaaacaaaatcaaaacaaccGCGAGCCGGCAGGACATTCGGCTGGCGAACGTGTGCGTTGTTGCCTTTATTTCCATGCGTGTTTGCGCTGCTAAGTATGCTATGATTTATGCATCGCTGCTAAATGTTGCTGAGGTTTCCATCGCTGATCCTGGGCAATGGCTGTGTGGCCGCGCGGCCAGAGCCAACTATTTCGCATTTCAAATTGCAATATTCGATGCACGCATAATTGAAGCTATTGATTATATCGACCAGTGGGTAACAGCGCGACACCAATGAAATAGGGGAGACTAATTAAGTTGGAAGGCCGATGTCACGATAATTCCGCACAATGCGCACATGAAATACAAATTTCACAAAAGCTTATATTGCGCCAGTTTCGAAATTTCAGAGCATTGtaattcatttaaaactaaagtattaaacttaatttttttttttaagaatggtacttttttttgtttaaaaatcatATGGTTTTTAAGCAATCTATTCACCGAAAAtctcattatttttaaagactttaaatcaattaaatcaCAAAATCTACTGCTAGTGTTCTGATGCTCCCAGGTGGTGGAAATTTTCTTTAAGCATCTTTGCTTTTCTGTCTGCTCCTATATTTGCTTTTTCGAGTTTATTTTCACCCTTGGGCCAGGCCTTCCCCGCCCTGGCTTACTGGCATGCATTACCTTTTCCCAACTTATCGACATaattatcttaaaaaatatgaaattataTATCGCACgtaaaaaaatacagaaaaagcACTGCGCAAAGGAGGAAAAAACATGAAACTCTGAGATGAGCATAAAAAGGCAGGCAAAGTGGCTTCCATGCCCAACGCCCTTTGATTATGCGGTTGTGATAGCACGGCTTTGTTGTTTTgcttgttttttctttttccttgGGTTTTTGTTGCCGTTgcgttgttgctgtttttgttgctggccTTGTAACGAAGGTGAGCCAAGTAAACTTGGAGCAAAGCACTTCTCATTAGAATGCTTCACGGCGCAGATTTGACAAGACGTCCGCCTAAGTACAGCCAGCGTTTTCCACCTTTAGCTGGAATCCCCACAGCACCATCTTCCCTTTCAGTAAAAGTACATATTCCAGTTCTCCCAGTTCATTATACCCTTAAATGGGCTATATATGGGCtattcataaattaaaaaaaaatataaataaaaatttattgtattttaggTTTTTCTTGAACCAAGTTTCTGCTTAGTTTCTCAAGAAGAACTATCTTTAAGACTTTCACAAGTGTATTAAAATTCGACTTTAAAGGATGCTTTTCTTTGGGTATTTGGGCACCCTGCCTTCACACATAGTCACGCATTTCGCGTTGCCATCGTTGTTGTTACAGCTGCGCATTTTTAAACAAGATTAAAGCGCGCACGTCGTCAACATTTTAGAGTGTGAGCCGCATTGGTGGGGCAAGATatgctggggctggggctggtGCTGGTCTTTCTGCTGGTGGGCTGGACTGGGTTGGGTTGAAGGCGAGGGGTTTTAGCATTGCCGCCGGCAATTTGTTGACTTGACTGCAAATGTGTCGCATCTTAATGCGCTGTTATTAAATATGCCACAGAAAATGGAGGCTAGAGTACAACAAAAATAGCAATAAGGAAGCGCAGGATAAATTCCTCGAGGTTGAATCACAACGAATGTCCTGGAAATGTTCTATTGGGTGGCCTTGGCAGAAGAATGTGATCAAACCCAGTGTATATGTGACAACAATGGAATTATGGCAGAGCGCGAaaagtaatttatattttacataAAGGTTGGAGtttgaaagttaaaaaatgtttataatggATCAGCGGGAAAAAGATACATACGTAAGTCGATAAAGGTTTTTCGCTCTGAAATCGGATAGTTATTAGAAAAGATGTAGTCTTCGCTGGCAGCCATATTTGATGCCTCCATTTTGATGTATATTAAAAaggaatcgattcacaaatcgtttaaggtattccgcttatgaatcggatgattattggcaaagatatagccatcggagTGGGCAATATATCGCCCTCATGCATtatccccatttttgaaggggatcgtccagaaaatttgacaaaaaaatgtgaaaaataatttgtttctggattttgatgcagatttaaaggaAATCccttcacaaatcgtttaaggtattcctcttatgaatcggatgagtattggcaaagatatagccatcggagtgggccatatagcgccctcatgcattttccccatttttgaaggggatcgtccagaaaatttgataaaaaatctgaaaaataatttgtttctggattttgatgcaaatttaaaggaaatccctccacaaatcgtttaaggaaTTCCGCTTATgcatcggatgattattggcaaagatatagccatcggagtgggccatatagcgccctcatgcattttccccattttttaaggggattgtccagaaaatttgacaaaaaaacttaaaaatattttgttgggagattttaatgcagatttaaagagaGTTGactcacaaatcgtttaaggtattccgcttttgCATCTGAtgagtattggcaaagatatagccatcggagTGGGCCATATAGCGCCCTCATGCATtatccccatttttgaaggggattgTCCAGAatattgaacaaaaaatctgaaaaacattttgtttctggatttttatgcagatttataGGAGATCTTtatacaaatcttttaaggtattccgcttttaaatcggatgattattgacaaagatatagctatcggagGTGGCCATATTGTGCcctcatgcattttccccatttttaaaGGTGATCCTTcagaaaattggaaaaaaattttaaaaataatttgtttccggATTTCGATGCAGATTTAAAAGAAATCCCTATACAAATCGATTAGGGTATTCCGCTTGTAAAttggatgattattggcaaagatatagcctttggTTGAGTCCATATTGTGCCTGAATtgaattgatccacaaatcgttttagtttaataaaaaagatGCAACTATCGCTTTGCCCATATTGTGGCATCAGCAAATTCACAATcaacaaaataatttgttataattttaagAATGATGCCAGagagatttaaaataaattgaagagTCACATTATAGACTCGGCAAAGTGCGCAACACCGTTGAAGAGCAAATTGAAATTATAATTGTATTAACCACATTTCGAGTCCCCTTATATAATTTGTTCGGAGCTGGTTTCCATTGATGATTATTTTCGTATGCtgattttattgaaataattaaacgCGGAAAAATGCCGAAGGTGCGCATTTCATTGATGACCCAAAGTGACACTTGCACATTCATTTGGTGCAATTgtgttcatttttattattttcatttttattttgtttcgaAAGTGCGCAAGTGTGTTTCGGATTTAAATTGCATTCTGTTCGGACCTGTCCAATGGTGGATGCCTGCTTGCAATAAATTCGCTTAatgaagttttaaaaaattcggACTGCCTGTTGGGGTCTGTGGGTGTGGTAGGCTCTCTCAACGTGTTCAATACGAAATGCATTTAATGtaattatttctttaattaaaatatttagtgcAGCAGCGGGAACAGCAGgaacaagaacaacaatgTCTGTCGACGAAAAATCGCCGACGCTAACAATTTGCACAAAAGTCACGTTGCTGCTGTTATTATTGTTAATGTTGTTATAATGCCTTCAATTGACCATTGAGCTTAATTGaaaccattaaaaatgttCCATACTTTCGAGGGAGCGGCTTGATTTAAAAATTCGTTAACGACTGTAATGAGGAGCCACCATAATAGGAACGAAAAGGTAAATATTAACGTTGCTTTAATTTCTGTTCAAAACTGCTTAGTTTGTGAAAAATATCATCGCACTCTTGTGCACTTTTTGAGCATTAAATCTAGGGTCAGAAGTGCATTGCATTCGGCAGTTCAGGACTTCCCCATTACATTCCTCTCACCAGCCAGCAAAAGGTTAATTTACTCGAAAAATTCCGGAATGCTTATTCTTAACAAATATGCAAGCAATTGCTTAGCTTACTTTGTAGGGGAACTACAAAAGCAATTGGTTTGGGGCACAATGGCCATCAAGAGGGTGCGGCGAAAAATGTACAGAAAGGGCGAAGCAAATAGCAATGTGGCAGCAACAACTACACTGATTTATCTGCACAAATTGCCAACTGAAATTAATAAGAGAAATCAGTTTACCATTTCCTgtcgacaacgacaacgacgacTACGACAAGGACGACAACAATACTAGAAAAATGCCAACTAATAGTCCATTGTAAATGTCGTTTCTGGACGAGAGGGGTTACGGGGATTGAGTGTGGAAATGAAGAGACATTCCAATAACTGTACAACATCCGGTTGcatacacacaaacacacacacgtacACCCATTCGTAATACGTATATGTATCAAAACCAAACACAATGGCAAAAACGTTTCCATTTTCAATGGGGGAATATTTCTATTTcaacatgaaaatatttttagcagCCTTTTGTGTAGGATATCTAAACGACTCTTCACCTGACGAAGACCAGATAAAAAATCTgccactgaaaaaaaaatagaagataaAAACCCGGCCAAGAAAAATTCAATCTTAATCCAGTCGCTCGGCAGGAAATTTTTTATAGACTGAAAAGTAACTAAaccaaaaatgagaaaaaaacatgaaaacaGATATGGATGCCATGCACTTAGACCTGGTTGGCTGGGACCTGGGGCTAAGGAATGAAATCGGGGAAATGGGTATGGCTTGGCTGAATGGAACCACTGACGTATGCACTTGACTTGACTTGCACATTTGCGGTGGCAGAAAGCCTCGACAACTCAGTTGAAGCTggagccaaagccaaagccaaatccGAAGAAAAATAGTTATTGTTAGAGCAACGAAGGCCATGCCACGAGGAAGGCAGTAAGTAGCTTTATTATAGGATTTTAAGTTATTAGACCGGTGGCACGGGGTAAAAAAGGAGTGGAAAAGATTGCAAGTAGATGAGGACCAAGGATGCAACGATGAGCATTCACATGTGCGGCTTCATGTATCAGGACTTTGCCCAAGTGATGACAGGATGCTTTTTGGCCTACAGCCGAATTTGTCAACAAGACTTGAAAAGAAATTCAATTCATCATTCTGAGTCTTTTGTGGTTAAAGCATCAATATTAGCATTTTATGAGACCAGATCTAAACCGAGGAATCCAActcaaatttaataattttttttttaaattcaatcatttattaaatttaaaaaaaattgtacaaagAGAGTGATTATAGATCTGTAGCCAAATGTGATTGGCTTAATCAATTGACTTTTTGTATGTTGCTTTACTTACATTAAGAAAAGCTTAGAAAAACTTAAAGCCTAACCCTAAGAACCTAAACTTTAAAcctaagaaataaaatttaaaccaACTGAGAATATATAAACTTCAATAAAAGATTGTCTCGTTCTGAAACAGAGAGAATTTTATATATGATTAAtaagttttttgaaataagTTGACAATCATAAACATAGTATGATTACATACAAAGGAATTCATGCCGCAAGTCTACTGATAAGAAGACTGTAAGCTTGCTCTCAGTTGCTACTCTACTTTTGAAATGAACGGAggtcttattattttttcgctTTCTGTGTTGGGGGCTTTCACTCTGGCTTCTGCAGAAGTCCATAGGAAAATTTTACTTCCAGCAGAATGTGAGGAGGATCATATTCCGGAAGAGTCTAGGGATAAATGCCACCAAGCATTCCTTAAAGTCGACGAGCAATTCAACGAGTGCTGCAAGTCCAAAAGACAATCTAACAAGTTCAACGATTGTGCTGCTTGTGttattaaaaagaaatcaaCGATAAACCACAAAAGTATAGAAACAAGAACTCTTAATAATAAATGTTATCGCACCGATCATAGAAGAAAGTGCATTGCACGTCGCCGTCGCCCCTCgaaataaaaatgataaaCGTTAAGCATTATCtgttatttatttcaataaatacTTCATTAAAAAAACTTAGCTCGTTAcgaattgtaatttttttattttcagtacCCTTATGTTTTCTGAAATTTGAATGGTAAAATCCAGGGTCTAACTCTGGTAATGGCTTtaataaattcaattccaGCGGTTGTCGGGAACCGATGTGTCAAGAACTTTGCACTATCGCGAGTGATCCATTTCCACTAAGTGAGTGAGCAATGTATATGTAGGTCTAACTTGAAGATTATTACAGAAACGTCTGAGAGACTCGGTCGAAATAAGAAAGACGAGATATGATAGACTTAAAATCATAATTGCTGAAACAAAAGTCGCGTTTCTGATCCTGCCAAACGCTCCGCATTAACTACAAAGCAGGTATATAAACCAGACccacaaaaatttattattagaGAAATGGCCATCTGCTGTATGCAAAATAAATTCTAAGGAAATGTAGGTAGGTAGATGACATTGGCGGGTGAAAAGGTAATTATAAAATTCCGAAAATCCTTCCATCCATAAACCTTAACTTAcctagaaaaataaaatgcaggTACAGAACAGCCCGACTGAAGCTCCTATAAAAGGAAGATTTTCCGCTGAGAGGAATAGTGTTTCAAGTGCATTCGAACAGTCCGTATACCTTTACTCGTTCTTTTTCGAGATGAAATATTTGGTAACTATTTCTTTTTGAAAACATACGATACGATATTTAACTAATAATTCGTTTTTCTGTAGATCATTTGCTTGTTTGCTTTCTTCGCCATCACCATGGCTCGTCCCCAATTCGGCTTTGGTGGATTTGGAGGATTCGggggacagcagcagcaacaagagCAATACGGTGGAGGCTTTCCCGGTTATGGCGGAGGGTTcgggcagcaacaacagcaacaagacGGCTACGGAGGCTTTGGAGGTCaagagcaacaacagcaacaagccGGTTTCGGAGGCTTTGGAGGTGGCTTCGGTcaggagcaacagcaacagggcTTTGGTGGATACTTTTGATAATTTCCATGTCATTAATTTGTACCATAAAGCCATGTGGGAGTATAGTATCTtgattaacaaataaaaaattttaaatgaaaaaatatcaatcttTTAAAGCCCTGTTGGCCGTTAAAATTCCGCTTAATTTTTGATAGAATTAATGCGTATTTCTGCTCTGACCCAGTTAATAATTTAGTGCGATACATTAGGCGACAATAAGGCGACATTTTGGGTGTCAGCATTTGACactaaaactaatttaatGGAAAATAGTCGAGGAGAAGACTTGAAATTTTCCCTTATCGCGACACGCAACTGTCGCGAATCCGCCGCGGGCTGACAACAACTAAGTATAGAATCGCACCCGGCTCATGTTGTTCATATTTTAGCCGACATATCTATTTATATGCAAATGCCACACCTCCCGGAATGTCGAGGCAGCCCCACTGTCACCTGGACTACTCATCCTCGAATGCGTGCCAAAGTCAAAGCCGAAGAATTTTCCTTTGTTGTTTCGGCATTCCTGCAATAATAAATCACGGCACCTATGCCGCCGCCGGAAGGGAGTCGGCGAGGAAAAACTAATAAATCTAAGGCCAATTAATTGACTTAACTGCTCCTGGCAAAGGCACATACCAAAGATGAGAGGCAAAGGCCCAGGCGAACGCAAGGGCATAAACATAGCCAAAGTTAGGCCCACGGCAAAGGCTCCAAAGGGTCGCAATTTATGGCCGCAACATCAACTCGAACCCACACATAATAAATCATAACATTTTACAGATAATAGAAAACCTCACACATGTCCAATGAATTGCCTCCCTTAGCTACCAAAAGATATCGGTTTGTTGGCCCGCTGGCTAGAAATTTTAATAAGCCGCAAAGAGTTTCCACTACGAGCAGTAGAGGGAATAAAAATGGTTTCGCATAATTTATGCCGCCTAGGAGGAAACTAAACATGCCATCGCAGACATGAGCACTCTTAAGCTTA
This region of Drosophila bipectinata strain 14024-0381.07 chromosome 2L, DbipHiC1v2, whole genome shotgun sequence genomic DNA includes:
- the LOC108125522 gene encoding 34 kDa spicule matrix protein-like, with the protein product MTLAGEKVQNSPTEAPIKGRFSAERNSVSSAFEQSVYLYSFFFEMKYLIICLFAFFAITMARPQFGFGGFGGFGGQQQQQEQYGGGFPGYGGGFGQQQQQQDGYGGFGGQEQQQQQAGFGGFGGGFGQEQQQQGFGGYF